The candidate division WOR-3 bacterium DNA segment GTATATTAAATATTTTGAACGAAAAAATTTTACATACACAATTCTTGACTATCAACCAGCTGAAGAAGCGGGAATAAAAGAAGCCGTCGTGGAAGTAGCTGGCGAGAATGCCTATGGGCATCTTAAGGCCGAAATTGGCGTCCATCGTTTGGTGCGCATTTCGCCTTTTGATGCTAATCAACGCCGCCACACTTCATTTGCCTCGGTGTTTGTCTATCCCGAGATTGAGGAAATTGAAATTGAGATTAATCCTGACGATCTAAAAATTGAAACTTTTCGAGCGAGTGGACATGGCGGTCAAGCCGTTAATAAAATTTCATCAGCAGTGCGAATAACCCATATACCCACAGGTATTGTAGTGTCATGTCAAAACGAACGCTCGCAGTTTCAAAACAAACAAAATGCGCTAAAAATTTTACGGGCCAGGCTCTATGATTACTATAAAAAAGAGCAAGAGAAAAAGCTTGAAAAATTAGAGGAAGCTAAAACCGAGATTGCATGGGGACATCAGATTCGTTCTTATGTGCTTTTTCCTTATAAACTTGTAAAGGATCATCGCACTGGATATGAAACGAAAGATGTGGAAAGAGTTTTAGATGGTGATCTTGATGATTTTATTTATTCGTATTTACTGTCAGCTCAAGCTAATAAAAATCAAAAAGAGGCTAGCAATTCTTGACAAAGCCAAAATAATTAGTAGATTAAAATTCTATGGAAACCGATCTTAACAAAAAAGAATTTGTAAAAGAAATACCACCCAAAATGAGTAATCTTTCAGACTGGTACACCATGGTGATTCTGAAAGCGCAATTAGCTGATTATGCGCCAGTACGGGGTTGTATGGTAATAAGGCCTTACGGTTATAAATTATGGGAGTTAATGCAACAGCGATTAGACAGGCGATTTAAAGAAACTGGACACGAAAATGCTTATTTCCCGTTATTTATTCCGGAAAGTTTCCTAAAAAAAGAAGCCGAGCACGTCAAAGGATTTTCGCCGCAAGTGGCTTGGGTTACCCAGGGTGGGGAAGAAGAGCTGACCGAGCGGCTTGCGATTCGACCAACTTCCGAAGCAATTATTTGCAGTATGTATGCTAAATGGGTTAAATCCTATCGAGATCTTCCAATATTAATTAACCAGTGGTGTAATGTCGTTCGTTGGGAAAAGACCACACGGTTGTTTTTGCGCACGACCGAATTTCTATGGCAAGAAGGCCATACTCTCCACGCTACTTTAGAGGAAGCCGAAGCTGAGGCGCTACGCATGTTAAATGTGTATGTCGACTTTGTCCAAAATGATCTTGCGATCCCGGTGATATACGGGCGAAAGCCAGAAAGCGAGAAATTTCCTGGAGCCTTACGGACCTATACATTAGAAGCATTAATGCCTGATGGCCAAGCACTTCAAGCTGGAACATCTCATAATTTAGGGCAATTTTTTTCTCGGGCGTTTGACATTAAATATTTAGATAAAGATAATACCGAGAAATATCCATGGGGGACCTCGTGGGGATGCACTACAAGATTAATCGGCGCATTAATCATGACCCACGGCGACGATAAAGGATTGCGAATACCGCCCGCAATTGCTCCGATTCAGATCGTTATCGTGCCGATCATTACCGGGAAAAACGACGAGCAAGTGCTTCGAAAGACCAAAGAAATATATGAAATACTCAAAAACGATTATCGGGTATATTTAGATGACCGATTAGAATATACTCCAGGCTGGAAATTTAATGAATGGGAAATGCGTGGCGTGCCGTTACGAATTGAAATTGGACCGAAGGATCTTCAGAAACAGCAAGTTGTCTTTGTGACAAGAGATAATTCTATGCGAATACCAGTTAACGAGCCTGAGTTAAAACCAACGATCCAACAGATTTTGTTGGCAATTCAGAATAGTCTATTTAATAGTGCCAAACAAAATTTATTAGAAAAAATATCCCAAGCTAAGACGATTGATGAGTTTAACGCAAAGCTTCAAGCGAAACCGGGATTTATTAAGGTCTACTGGTGTGAGAAGCAACAGTGTGAAAATGAGCTAATTGAAAAAACTAAGACCACACCCCGATGTATACCCTTAGATGAGCAAAGTTCCGGAAAATGTATTGTGTGTGGACAAGAGACTAACACCATTGTATATTACGCACGCGCTTATTAATTTGATTATCAGTAACATCAAATCAAAATTCTTTATAGCTTAAAATTGACTCTTCCTCACTTGCTTGTTAGATACCTAGAATAAATTACCATAAAGCCAACCAACGATCGTTGATAAAATGACAACTAGTAATACATAGGTCAAGGTTTTTTTAGTTCCCATGATGCTGCGCAAAACGAGCATGCTTGGTAAACTGACTGCGGGCCCGGCTAATAATAACGCCAGAGCCGGTCCTTTGCCCATTCCGCTACCAAGAAGCCCTTGTAAAATCGGAACCTCAGTAAGTGTCGCAAAATACATAAAAGCGGCGGAAATCGAGGCGAAAAAATTGGCTAAGAGTGAATTGCCGCCAACTAAGGATACTACATAACGAGAAGGAATAATTCCCGCGTCGGTATTAGGTCGTCCTAAGAAAAATCCAGCAGCAAAGACACCGGCAAAAAGCAGCGGTAAAATCTGCTGCGCAAACATCCAGGTTGATAAAACCCAATCGTGGCGTTCTTCACTACTGAACCATTTGAAAACCATAAAAAACAGTATAACCACGAGTACTGCTGTGAAGTGCCATTTAAGATTATACACGGCATTATAAAAACCAATCGGTTCGCGGGGCCTTGACCAGGCAGCAAAGATAAGGATTAAAATTAACACGAGAAAATACAGCACATTTTGAATAAGACGCCGCGATTTAATTTGAGGCCCTGAGATTGTGAACTCATCATGCGGTTGGGATTTTTTATCTTTAAAGCAAACCGACATTAAAAGCCCAATGACAATTGAAAAAATCACAGCCCCAACTGCTCGAGCCATACCCATTTCAGCACCTAAGATTCGGCCGGTCATAATTATAGCTAGGACATTGATGGCTGGCCCCGAATATAAAAATGCTGTGGCTGGTCCGATGCCGGCCCCTTGGGTGTAAATTCCGGCAAACATTGGTAGCACCGTGCAAGAGCAAACTGCTAGAATCGTACCGGATACCGCGGCCACACCGTAGGCTAGTAGGCTATTAGCTTTAGGTCCGAAGTATTTGACGACCGCTTCTTTGGACATAAAGACACTAATTGCCCCCGCAATAAAAAAAGCTGGGATTAAGCAAAAAAGAACATGTTCTCGAGCGTATTCCTGAACCAAAAAGAAGGCCTCTAAAATTGCCGATTGGACGCGAACATGATTAAAAGGAACAAAATAGCACACCAGAAAAATACTGGCAATGAGAAAAAACTTCGTGCGATTACTCATTTATTTAACTCTTCTTGAATCCACTGTTTTATCTCCTCTTTCGATGGAATTCGCCCGGCACATTTTACCTTACCATTAATTACAAGCCCTGGTGTGCTAAGGATTTTATATTCCATTATTTTTTTAATATCGGTGACTTTTTGGACATCAGCCACAATATTAAGTTCGGCTAATGTATCAATTGTCCTCTTTTCTAGTTCCTGACAACGAGGACAACCGGTTCCTAAGATTTTTATTTCCATGATGCCTCCTTTTAGATTTTAAGTTTTTTTCTTTTAAAAGTGCTAACAGAGCCGCAGCATCCTTAGACAATTTATCATCCGATATTGCCGAGACCATTTGCAATAAATGTTCGTATGCCTTAGCCCCTAATTTAGAGACCGAATAATACACAAACCTTCCTCGGCGGTTTTCGATAACTAGGCCAGAGAGTTTTAAGGTCTTTAAGTGTCGCGAGATATTATACTGATTTTCTTTAAGCACCGCCATAAGTTCGCATACGCACATTTCACAATTAGCTCCGCGTAACACCCAGAAGATCCGGAATCGGGTCCGGTCGGCGAGTGCCTTTAAGATATTCAATAATTGATCAAGCACCAGTTCCATAAGCTTACCTATTATATGCATATTTGCACATACAAGCATATATTACCTCTAAAGATTAAACTTGTCAAGGGGAATTTTTATATGTATTGCTATGTTCGATAACTTCTATCTGCTTATTGACCCGTAATTGGAAAACAGCATTAGGGAAAGCTGGGCTTCAGTTTTTATTTGTTCGTTTCCTGCCAGATAACGCGGCCGCTTTTGTCAATATATGCCTCTTTGCCCATGATGGTTACTTTAGCTAGGCCATTAATAAAAGGGCGAGCTGATTCGTATGTTGGCTCAATTAAGAACCTTCCGGCGCTATCTATGTATCCCCATTTATCATCTAGTTTTACGGCTGCCAAACCTTCCGAGAAATCATAGGCATCTTGATATTTGGGCGGGCTAATATAACTGCCGGTTTTATTAATAAAGCCATAATACCCATTGTAGTATTCATCAAAGACCATAACTCGCGCTATCCCTTGGCTAAAGTCAAATGCTTCGTCATATTGAACCTTTATAACCAATTCACCAGTCTTGTCGATATATCCCCATTTATCTAGAAAGATATGGTCTTGGGTGATAACCCCAACCGCAGCAAGTCCGTCCCGAAACGGCCGGGCTTTAAGAAATTGGGGCTTAATAATTATTTGGCCCGAGGTGTCAATATAACCATAAAGATCATTCAGCCTAACTGCAGCTAAGTCTTCGCAAAAATCAGATGCATCTTGGTATTTAGTTGGGATTTTAATTGTTCCGGTGATATCGATATAACCGTAATTCATATATTCCAAACTACCCAAGCCTACAACCGCTCGGGCTTGTGAGAAACCTTGAGCATAATCAAAGCGGGGTTCAATAATTACTTGACCCTCCTGATTAATAAAGCCCCATTTTCCTTCGTCCCATTCGCCAATTAGAATTGCTGCCACACCTTCACGGAAATTAGTCGCATAGTCATACCGTGGCTCAATGACAATTTTTCCAGTAGTATCGATAAAGCCGACCTTTTCATTAAGTTCAACCATTGCCAAATGTCCAGAAAAGGGCCACGCATAATCAAATTGCGGTTTAATAACGACTTGGCCGGTTTTATCGATGTAGCCGTACTTATTTTCGATCATGACCGGATATAAAGATATCTGATCGGGTATGTTTTGGGCAACGGTTTTGGTCAATATAAAAAGTAGTATTAATAATGCTTTCGGGATGTCGATCATTTTTCAACCCGGATTATTTTATTATTGCTGGCGCCAAACTATCCGGCCGGTCTTATCGATATAGGCCTCTTGGCCATTCAGTTTAACTTTAGCTAAACCATTTTTGAAGGATTCTGCATATTCAAAAATCGGTTCTACCAAGTAGGAGCCATCGCGTCGGATAAATCCGTACCGATCATTAAGTCGTACTAACGCGATATCGTCAACGAAAGCACCGATTAGTTCATATTTCTTTGGGATCAAGTAATTGCCATTCTTGTCAATCAATCCGTACTTAATAACAGTGGTGTCAAAGATAGTGTTCGCAAATGCAGCAGTTAATGGATCGTCATAATTTTTT contains these protein-coding regions:
- a CDS encoding thioredoxin family protein; its protein translation is MEIKILGTGCPRCQELEKRTIDTLAELNIVADVQKVTDIKKIMEYKILSTPGLVINGKVKCAGRIPSKEEIKQWIQEELNK
- the proS gene encoding proline--tRNA ligase; protein product: METDLNKKEFVKEIPPKMSNLSDWYTMVILKAQLADYAPVRGCMVIRPYGYKLWELMQQRLDRRFKETGHENAYFPLFIPESFLKKEAEHVKGFSPQVAWVTQGGEEELTERLAIRPTSEAIICSMYAKWVKSYRDLPILINQWCNVVRWEKTTRLFLRTTEFLWQEGHTLHATLEEAEAEALRMLNVYVDFVQNDLAIPVIYGRKPESEKFPGALRTYTLEALMPDGQALQAGTSHNLGQFFSRAFDIKYLDKDNTEKYPWGTSWGCTTRLIGALIMTHGDDKGLRIPPAIAPIQIVIVPIITGKNDEQVLRKTKEIYEILKNDYRVYLDDRLEYTPGWKFNEWEMRGVPLRIEIGPKDLQKQQVVFVTRDNSMRIPVNEPELKPTIQQILLAIQNSLFNSAKQNLLEKISQAKTIDEFNAKLQAKPGFIKVYWCEKQQCENELIEKTKTTPRCIPLDEQSSGKCIVCGQETNTIVYYARAY
- a CDS encoding permease — protein: MSNRTKFFLIASIFLVCYFVPFNHVRVQSAILEAFFLVQEYAREHVLFCLIPAFFIAGAISVFMSKEAVVKYFGPKANSLLAYGVAAVSGTILAVCSCTVLPMFAGIYTQGAGIGPATAFLYSGPAINVLAIIMTGRILGAEMGMARAVGAVIFSIVIGLLMSVCFKDKKSQPHDEFTISGPQIKSRRLIQNVLYFLVLILILIFAAWSRPREPIGFYNAVYNLKWHFTAVLVVILFFMVFKWFSSEERHDWVLSTWMFAQQILPLLFAGVFAAGFFLGRPNTDAGIIPSRYVVSLVGGNSLLANFFASISAAFMYFATLTEVPILQGLLGSGMGKGPALALLLAGPAVSLPSMLVLRSIMGTKKTLTYVLLVVILSTIVGWLYGNLF
- a CDS encoding metalloregulator ArsR/SmtB family transcription factor; protein product: MLVCANMHIIGKLMELVLDQLLNILKALADRTRFRIFWVLRGANCEMCVCELMAVLKENQYNISRHLKTLKLSGLVIENRRGRFVYYSVSKLGAKAYEHLLQMVSAISDDKLSKDAAALLALLKEKNLKSKRRHHGNKNLRNRLSSLSGTRKEDN
- a CDS encoding WG repeat-containing protein, which codes for MIDIPKALLILLFILTKTVAQNIPDQISLYPVMIENKYGYIDKTGQVVIKPQFDYAWPFSGHLAMVELNEKVGFIDTTGKIVIEPRYDYATNFREGVAAILIGEWDEGKWGFINQEGQVIIEPRFDYAQGFSQARAVVGLGSLEYMNYGYIDITGTIKIPTKYQDASDFCEDLAAVRLNDLYGYIDTSGQIIIKPQFLKARPFRDGLAAVGVITQDHIFLDKWGYIDKTGELVIKVQYDEAFDFSQGIARVMVFDEYYNGYYGFINKTGSYISPPKYQDAYDFSEGLAAVKLDDKWGYIDSAGRFLIEPTYESARPFINGLAKVTIMGKEAYIDKSGRVIWQETNK